Below is a genomic region from Thunnus thynnus chromosome 22, fThuThy2.1, whole genome shotgun sequence.
TCAGAACAAAGTGATAAATTACACCTTACTGTTTAGTTTTATGACCCTCGAAACTTTCTATGACCTACATGTTACCCTCAAAATTCTCCTCAAGTGGCTGTAAAGTGAGATAGAacttttttcatggttttgaaaatatgtttttcaaatgttatgTCAAATGGAAAATTCTTGCACACAGTCTGTCATCATGCTTCCATGTAATTCAGCTCCAGTTATTTTATGTTTGGAAACTAGCCTCAGGTTAAAATCAAGTAACTTGCTTCTTAACATTTTGTAGTGAAAGTAACACTATACCTCCAGGCATTTTCCTCGGGAGTGTAGTACTCCACGGCATCCAGGTATTGGCTGTCGTCACGGTTACCACCCAGGGCAAAGACCTTCCCTTCtagacacacagcagaaaagTAGTCCCTTTGACACAGCATGTCAGGCAGTCGTTCCCATTTACATTCGGTCAGGTCAAACCTAGAGAGTGGGATAGAGTAGAtgcttaaattttttttaaaagaatgacctttatttgtttttgattagTTTATGTTGGATTTCTTAGAGAAATATTTTATAAGGAAATAGCTAAAACTATATCACATGTTCAGCATGTTGAGAAGTGGCTTTGCTGTTGGCTAAACAAGGCAGCTACTAGaccagttatatatttataaattcaGAACAAATTACTTAATAGGTAAAAGAACTGATACTGAAGAATATAAGTTTATGAGGAAAAATAgcatgttaaaaatgtcaactttcaTTGCACCTCTTCCAGACTGTTTTAGTGCAACTGTGGATAGGGTGGCAGTGGCATGATAGTGATGTTTGATTAATCTCTGTATTTGTTATAGAGTCCAACAGTGCCCCCAAATGTCAAGTATTTAAACTGTGAACTGtcctttcaaaacaaaaacagagctggaAGGCTATTTTTGGATATGGGGCATGAAGAGACTGTGGGATCAGTACTGATATCACACATGGGGGCATATTTAGCTACTGATGCAAAACACCAAGGGATCACCAGGAGAGCAACATTGGGATGTGTCATATCGAGACAATCTGAAAGGCTGCATAGGCCTTTTCATGTGAGACATGTCAcaataggaaaagcacaggtttaAATGATAAATTGGAACTTTGCCATCCATATTTTTACCCATAAAATTAAACCTGCATTGCCtgcaaaaactgatttttttggccattagggggcagcagaaacaagttgacAGCAAACTGTTGTTTATATACATATCCAGCAGTTATGAAGCAATATCAATattcatttagagttgtgtttcttCTGTAAGTCCAATGTTCactctttcagctctgtttttgctctctaccaactcctgagggaaatatatggccatttagctgctaaatgctccatgttcaccagctagtcgctaactgtgtttgtttgttgtttggtgctgaatTGGTAGTGTACAGTGtctttttagggtttttttgcTCAAATTTAACGGTATTGAACATTTGCACAAAATATCAAACACCAGTAGCTGAATTTCTGGCCTCTATGAAGTGCTCCCAACCCTACCTCAAAGCACACTTGAGGATGTCCAGTGATCCATAGTACATGCGTCCTCCCAGGATGTATAGTTTGTCCTTGAGGAGGCAGACAGAGTGTCTGAATCGAGCTGGTTCAGGGAGCTTGGCCAATGGCTTCCACTCTATGCTTCTAATTAGACCGGGTCCATGGTGGAGCTGGTGAACATACCACAATGTCTGGTTGGGAACCCTCCTCATGAATTCATCATCGACTGTGTCGCCACCGACCAGAACCAGAACCTCAAACAGGACAGAAGCAGGGATGGGTTGTATTTACTCTactatatttctatttctaattaaactgtattttgatgtgtttttatcaacctagaaatacaataatacaataaaaacaatgttaaactGTAAGGTTATTATAATGAGTACGTAGTTTGGGGTGCGAGGTCGGCAATCAGGCCCTCTGTAATCGCCGTTTAGGAGGCTTCGAATAGCCTCTAGTGTTTCTTTGGCCCCAGGGCTTCTGCGAAGAAGGCTACAGCTCAGGGCCTTCTGGAGCTCCGAGTTGCTGAGGAGGGGGAGACGAACTAGGAAGAGCAGGCCTGGCAGAAATGGGAATCTTTCTTTGGGGTTGTCCTCCACCCAGCTCACTACTGCATTGAACACCACGATCTAAGAATGAAGgggaaataaagaagaagagaaattcATTTCAATTTACAAGGTTCACACATCAGaatttttgtcttctttgttgACATTCAAGGTTTCAAAATTGGCAGGATAAGCCATGGTACTGGTAAAACTTGTTCAGCAATTGACAATCTTGTTGATTTATaagtctttttttgtcaaatctACAAATTTATGACAATTTTCAAGGCCCTAATTAAAGTGGTtagtaaaaagtgcaaaatgtctgtaacatgtcaaaaaatgacaaatgccCACTACAAATGAGTAAAGTCCAAAGTGATCCCttcaaattgcttattttgtctgaaaaacactcagaaattcaataaatattcagtttgcaatgatatgaaatgaaaaaaggaggCAGGCTAATcccatttcagaagctggactGGTCATAATTTTATTCATGATACCTTCATACAGGTCATACAAGActacaaaaagaaacaacatttctAAGTACATACTCACTATGTGATTCAGATTCCCATTGAaagttggttggttggttgtttttCTCTTATCTGCAAAACTATAGATAGTGGTAATCTTGCATAAATTGTAGGCCTATAAGAGCACATTCTTGTGGCCTGGGGGGttagtttaacatgttttctttttttcttaaaacatttaGACTTTATGGTTATGCTGCTGTTTTTTGACCATCATtagtaaaataaaagaaaaaacagtatttACCTCACTGTCTACACACAGCGAGTCCTTCTCAAGCAGCCTGTCCAGAAGGGGATAGGGGACATCCTTGAACTTCTCTCCAGCAGAGATGCATTGGAAGTGGGCTAGGATGTACTCCTCTGCAGCCTGCCGCAGCTGTACCAGCCCATAGGTCTCAGCCAGCACCAGCACGTCCAGACAGGTGCTTTCATCCATTCTGTCCCGCAGGAAGTCGATGCACAGAGAGAGTGCATCCTGTAGCTGGAACTGCAGCAGTGCATCTGTAAGCTCCCAAATCTGCCTCCAGCCAAGTCTGagctgacctgtgtagatgAAGCCGAGTATGGATTCAATAACCCAGGATGACACGCCTCGCAGGCACACAACGTCCTCACTGGATTCCCGTAACCCTCCACAGAGCAGTGCCCGGAAATAGTCCCCACCTGCGGCTAGCACCACACGGTGTGCTAAAAGAAGTGGAGGGAGAATAAAAGAGGGATATAcaagtagagagagagaataaaagtgTAGAAAATTAGGGAAAAGTAGAGCCACCAGCAAGCAGATACAAGGCTTCCTCACCAAAACTCCTCAATAAATGACTGATGATCTGAAATGTCTACTAAGTCTTTCTTCAGGGCTGGACCAAACCACAGACTATGACAACACCCAATGACAGCCCTCTGAAACATGCATTTACAACTTAATCATCAGCATATCTCAATCGGCAGATGCGATGACACTTTTCTCTGATCTATTTCTGACATAATTCTAGTGTATAACCGGATGTTTTCTGCACTTGCAACAGCATACCATGAGTTAGCATGTGTCATGGAGGAATAATAGTACACAGGTTTGCAGCCTAACTTGAAACATCCATTGTATACATTTGCGTAAAAGGGTGACTCACTATTCATAAGTACGAAAAAACTCACTCGCTTGTTGTAATCACTGTAACTTTCTCCTCCTACCTGCATAGCTAACAGCTGATAGCAACAAGTTTACAACCTATTCTGGGAAAGGGTTACAGGGAAATGTACAAAATCTCTAAATTAGGTGGAAGTACGTGAGAGGTTTACGTGATAATGGTGCACCAAACAAAAATTTGATACTAGCTTGTCAAAATAACTCAACATGGAGAGCATTTAGCAACATGGATTGGTGATAAGAGCATCTGAAGGAGACATTTTCctttaaactgacatttttttccacctACTGTAGTTCCTCTCAACTCCAGCTCCATCCAACAAGTCTGCCATACTAAATTGTGCAAGAAATGCTGTGAGATTATTGACTTAAAGAAATATTATAGATGTAAAATGATTATGTAAATATCCCACAgctttataaacatttataccGATAATTTATCAAAAGGTTACATTGGAGAGGGGATCTAGACAGGGTTTCCCACTTCTCCCACTCCTTTTTGCTCTAGAAATCAGAGTTGGGCAAAATTCAAAAGGTGTCAGTATAGGTAAACTTAATTTATTTGCTGATGATCTTTTGAGGTATTTAACTATTTTGGAAAAATCAATActgtctttgtttaaaaaaaaaaatctgaatattcaATTGCCTCAGgttataaaatgaatatggagaaaacagaaataatgcCCAtaggaaacataaaaacaaaacacaggccCAACAAATATTGTTCTCATTGCCTCCCAAAATGACCCAGGATGTGACATCACACACTGTTGCCTCTTACCCGGGTATTTCTCTCCATTCTCTGCTTGTATAGTGACATCACACCCTACTCCTCTTTCCCATAAGTCCCTGATGACAGTCAGGCTTTTCTCTATTTCCTCAGCTGCAGAGGTCGCAACCTTTGAAGTACATTTTGACATGAGCCGCTCCATCTCAAGGCATTTGCAAGCATTCAACACCTCCTCCATTATCCCGTCTTTACCCAAGTCCACGGCCACATCTCCACAGTATGAAAAGTCCAGAACAGCCCTTAACCCAACTGGGGTCAAACAACGGGCTATTTCCTCCACTTCAAGCacaggtttttgttttaaacCAAAAAACGCGTCTGGCGTTTGACTGGCAGATGCTAGCACAAGTCTGTGAGCTTCGAAGGAGTTGTTTTGGAGAGGAAAGGTGCAGTCTAGGAGCAGTCCTTCCTCCCGAAGGCTCTGTAGGCAAGTGAAGAGACACTTGGAGTGTGAGGGGAGCATGCAAGGCAGGAGATCTGGGTCTTCCTTGGGGAAGGGGGGATGATGCCTCAgttttgtgtctgtgtcacaTTTTTGGTTTAGGAGGAGAGTCCCTGGTCTTCCTTTTCCACCAGGACCTGAATCTTTTCTGTTTCCCACCCTTCCTTCTTCACCTCCATCCCTTCTGTCtacccttctttctctcctaaTTCCTGATActccttctctttcttgctGTTTGTCTCCAGTCTTTCTCTGAGTCTGGAGTGTCCTTTTGTGGACAGACACGCTTCTGACCTGACCCACTTGCTTGTCACGATGCAGACGTCCAGACATTTCCTGTCAAGAACAGAAGAGCAAAATGGGAGAGATGAGTAAACAAGGAAAGCACAGGGACAGTAGGGAGGAACAGTATGAATGCTGCTTTCCTGGAAATGTCACATACTGTAGTCATTGCACTAATGTACTTTCAGACACACATTGATTTCCCTTATGACCCCTGTGGTGTCTTTTGTGCTTTCTAAACGTAACCTCGCCCACAAAATGAACGATAAACAATGTCAGTATGAGCGACGCTCCCAAGTTCACAGGAGGTTACAAGCATCCTAGTCATTCTCTCTCACAAGCATGTTAGTCACTCACTCTCTTTAGCAATGCTGAGAGAGTTGACTGTGTCAATACCCAAACATCGCTCTCTTGAGCAATCCTGTTTGTGTGCATATCCCTATACTCCACAGAGGTTAATATATGGAAAGTTACAACCgtttttcaaaataagaatCTCTGAAACACCCAGTATCTCTGGGAGACATGGGATACAGCAGCAGAACACAGTCTTTTCAATTAACTATTGTAAGAAGAGTCTTCACTTTATTACAAATGGTTAATATCTCATTTTAGAACAAGACGCTGCTTAGAAACCTACCTTGTCGTTTCCTCTATCAGTGTGGGTGTAACAAGTGACTTTGACCAGGGCACAATGGCATTGTGAGCATGTGGGGTGCAGGAGGCAATGGAGCAGGTTTAATTATAGCTGGGTGCTGGCACTATGAAGAATACACTGCAAGAAGTTAAAACCTTTAAGAAATCAGGCAGTTTACAGACTAAGAAGTCTGTTTCTTAAACCACGAGGGAAAATGTGTGACTGTTCAATTTTTTCAATgcaaattttaaattaaagagattatattttgttattaaagGAGTGGTCGGCTTGAATTTAAGATGTTCTGTTTTCAAAAAAGTACAGCAAGTTAAGGACAAGGGAATTTCACCCACCAGACTGGCAGATACTTTTCTTGTTTAtggacagttttgtttttataatttaaaggTATAAAAATGGATTACATGCTTcattaaaattcatattttttgtagtGTGTGACTGTAAACATCAACAATAACACAAGCTTTCTAGACACCCCTCTGTTACTACTGTTGTTTCTAAACAGTACAAATAAATCATACTTGGCTATgtgtaacatactgtacaatagtttctgtcatatatttaaaagtgtaaaagctgtgtgtgtgtctgtgtgaatgagtgtgtaaATGCGGATGTAAGAAGCCAAATTCTACTTATTGTGCCCTCACTATCTGTTGGGTATTGTTTGGTCATCACATCATGTTTAAAATAAGACAATTATTAGCTAGTTTTTGAATAGACATTGATTGACATTGTTCCATGTCTTTGGAAAGACATTTGGCTAAAAAAGTAGTCTTTTAGAATGACTAAAGTCCATGCTGAAGAGTTGGCAATGGTAAAAAATAGAACAGAGTAAGTAGAATGATTGACCCTTATCCTATTTTTAGTGTGTATCTTATGAAAGCAGAGGAGGATCTGTAGTTCCTTCTTGTGAATTACTGACGTAGTAAACACTATTAGGTCATGTACAGTCAGCATTTCTAAACGTAGGTTGAGTCAGCCAGCAGAAAGTTTTCAGTTCAGCTGTTGCATCATCTCAGAACATCTGAAAATATACACAGTCATCAAGAATTACTGttctgttaaaaatgaataacaaatgtacaagttctttttaaatgaaaaaatctattaaaaacatttccctTGGAAAAATAGgcacaataataatttacaAGGATCTCTGGAGTGCCAGAATAAGCAACTGAAAATATCTAATACATTGAAGAAATATCCTTgcataaataatgaataatgatccaaaaacatttcagaaatgtTCATCTTCACATGTAATTTACTGCATGAGTTGAAGAGCTAAAGAGggaattattttgttgttaatattttgtCTTGGTAATATTTTTGTGCTGAACGATATTTATGTGGAATTTTTGCTGCCTTCTTCCCAGAaaaccacattaaaatcaaGGGCGGTATGTGTAGTATTTTGAGTTTGCAGTATATTTGCAGTAGGTGTAACTTTTCCTTTCTAAAATCAGTTATTGAGGCTACCACCAATCACCCGCTTGTTCTTCTGTTTACTCCAAACTCTGCTGTTACTGCTGTCAAAAATCCGAAAGACAACACACCCTgtgttgtgtgatttttttttttctcagagatCGGCTACCAGAAATCATATGaacagaaaatttaa
It encodes:
- the LOC137174085 gene encoding kelch-like protein 33, producing MSGRLHRDKQVGQVRSVSVHKRTLQTQRKTGDKQQEREGVSGIRRERRVDRRDGGEEGRVGNRKDSGPGGKGRPGTLLLNQKCDTDTKLRHHPPFPKEDPDLLPCMLPSHSKCLFTCLQSLREEGLLLDCTFPLQNNSFEAHRLVLASASQTPDAFFGLKQKPVLEVEEIARCLTPVGLRAVLDFSYCGDVAVDLGKDGIMEEVLNACKCLEMERLMSKCTSKVATSAAEEIEKSLTVIRDLWERGVGCDVTIQAENGEKYPAHRVVLAAGGDYFRALLCGGLRESSEDVVCLRGVSSWVIESILGFIYTGQLRLGWRQIWELTDALLQFQLQDALSLCIDFLRDRMDESTCLDVLVLAETYGLVQLRQAAEEYILAHFQCISAGEKFKDVPYPLLDRLLEKDSLCVDSEIVVFNAVVSWVEDNPKERFPFLPGLLFLVRLPLLSNSELQKALSCSLLRRSPGAKETLEAIRSLLNGDYRGPDCRPRTPNYVLVLVGGDTVDDEFMRRVPNQTLWYVHQLHHGPGLIRSIEWKPLAKLPEPARFRHSVCLLKDKLYILGGRMYYGSLDILKCALRFDLTECKWERLPDMLCQRDYFSAVCLEGKVFALGGNRDDSQYLDAVEYYTPEENAWRRAHSLDTAICGHAAAVLDGQIYISGGLDLHQRCLPTMWHYHPSRGCSPRAPMTAGAGRAGHVMLALGRGLVVAGGLQPLWIGFGDQLLCELYNPQHDSWSSIPALPRPHLSPGATVLDGRLYVVGGSSADTARDTKWVHRYDPKEKCWEKLGAMPHPYTDLAACTLPLLHLTD